One part of the Bacteroidales bacterium genome encodes these proteins:
- a CDS encoding histidine kinase — MRKELFVFTTILLLAGMHSPAQNPYIHHYTTFDGLPCNSINNIFQDSQKFIWFATDAGAVMYDGSTFTTFTKKDGLNSNKITKIKEDSFGRVWIINYEGSLNFYYHNKIYNTSNAAFLDSLRPSETFHDFFQDDDKTIYFHNPMYEVYILDSNNHVKNIEKLSEYLIENLVNKEGNKAIGPYPKNYTSSFPDFILANLYKIRKKASGEYLFWSRWGLFQVKELFKDPLLLHYNYRSYMRASCSRGEYFYILAFTQYIKKFKDDYSDELIRLPSSVYLWYTMSRQNALLVDNNGYYWVGTFDDGLYCFKEDSIVQPKSEPNVPQIKSSKIIQHLDIRQVNGLIQDHEGNIWVSSSEEGVYKISPYLNTHRHFENKLFQNKGIKEMAQGLWNGMWLSNGRTIYFLMADSLYTLGFQEPNTSFNSIYHLKTNKLIIGEKYSYYYSLHNIKPDPVKKKVNFSSADTSILYMSGITVNEKEDKINCFNYFNFDLIDPDTLFGQYQSGVWQKDYNVGSRITNTYYNSKDELIANAKKNYIQVNDTFLYASELSRFDNRIITQHLNLNSQTELFNIENDSLYLFQDHEFYDLTTAFATPASLNISNISYHEPALYMANSSNIYICDNPLNVIENKPVNLQLIDINFKNIRKILLCNDSLYIASDDGLTVIPEEVVNDIVPQRPLPYIQSVLVNDIQFDFTENKLNLKGRKSLKFMFSSISYSSTPVIYSYLLEGADKEWSSGTGNIVAYQELPFGKYVFKLKVGKPNTAWSDVLAFDIIIKPEFWQHPAFITIVILLIMASIVLVIIRIANNKIKRRETDHQLIVLEQKALQSMMNPHFIFNSLGSIQNYLLKNKPGEAGLYLSQFARLIRQNISGIHSAMISLDEEIDRLKNYLDLERLRMENKFEYQFHLDESVEEDAVKIPSMIIQPFVENAILHGVSSLEKDGLIGISFAMASEKTIKITVEDNGIGIKQSKVYNTNNQTHLHLSMEMTRKRIIILGKKFKVETSLEISDLSPGSPNPGTRVVIVLPVSYGEDSVDS; from the coding sequence GTGAGAAAAGAACTGTTTGTTTTTACTACAATTTTACTTTTAGCCGGGATGCATTCACCGGCCCAGAACCCTTATATCCATCATTATACAACCTTCGACGGACTACCCTGCAATAGCATTAATAATATATTCCAGGACAGTCAAAAATTCATCTGGTTTGCTACAGATGCCGGAGCAGTGATGTATGACGGATCGACTTTTACCACATTTACTAAAAAAGACGGGCTGAATTCCAATAAGATCACGAAAATCAAAGAAGACTCGTTTGGGAGGGTCTGGATCATCAATTATGAAGGTTCGTTGAATTTTTATTATCATAATAAAATATACAACACATCTAATGCAGCATTCCTTGATTCATTAAGACCAAGTGAGACGTTTCACGATTTTTTTCAGGATGATGATAAGACGATTTATTTCCATAACCCGATGTACGAGGTATATATATTGGATTCAAATAATCATGTGAAAAATATTGAAAAATTAAGCGAGTATCTAATTGAAAATCTTGTTAATAAGGAAGGGAATAAAGCAATCGGGCCATATCCAAAAAATTATACCAGTTCTTTTCCGGATTTTATCCTGGCAAATCTTTATAAAATCAGAAAAAAGGCATCCGGTGAATACCTCTTCTGGTCCAGGTGGGGTTTGTTTCAGGTGAAAGAATTGTTCAAGGACCCTCTCCTGCTCCATTATAATTACCGGTCATACATGCGCGCATCTTGCAGCCGCGGTGAATATTTTTATATCCTCGCTTTTACCCAGTACATCAAGAAGTTTAAAGATGATTACTCTGATGAGTTAATCCGCCTGCCTTCTTCTGTCTATTTATGGTATACCATGAGCAGGCAAAATGCGCTCCTGGTTGATAACAATGGATATTACTGGGTAGGGACATTCGATGACGGCTTGTATTGTTTTAAAGAAGATTCAATTGTGCAACCTAAATCTGAGCCTAATGTTCCACAGATAAAATCAAGCAAAATAATACAGCATCTTGATATAAGGCAGGTCAACGGACTTATCCAGGACCATGAGGGCAACATCTGGGTCAGCTCGTCTGAAGAAGGCGTCTATAAAATCAGCCCATATCTTAATACCCATCGTCACTTTGAAAACAAGCTCTTTCAGAATAAAGGCATCAAGGAGATGGCACAGGGCCTATGGAACGGGATGTGGCTGTCGAATGGCAGAACGATTTATTTTTTGATGGCTGACAGCTTGTATACCCTGGGTTTTCAAGAGCCAAACACTTCATTTAATTCAATTTATCATCTGAAAACCAATAAGTTAATTATCGGTGAAAAGTACTCATACTATTATAGTCTTCATAATATTAAACCTGACCCTGTTAAGAAAAAGGTGAATTTCAGTTCTGCTGATACATCAATATTATATATGAGCGGGATCACTGTGAATGAAAAGGAAGATAAGATCAACTGCTTTAACTATTTCAATTTCGATCTTATAGATCCTGACACACTTTTCGGTCAGTATCAGTCAGGTGTTTGGCAGAAGGATTATAATGTCGGATCCAGGATTACTAACACTTATTATAACAGTAAAGATGAACTGATTGCCAATGCTAAAAAGAATTATATCCAGGTAAACGACACCTTCCTGTACGCCTCAGAATTGTCACGCTTCGATAACAGGATCATTACTCAGCATTTAAATCTTAACAGTCAAACAGAATTATTTAATATCGAAAACGATAGCCTCTACTTATTTCAAGATCATGAATTCTATGATTTAACCACCGCGTTTGCAACCCCGGCCAGTCTTAACATAAGCAACATTTCATATCATGAGCCGGCTTTGTACATGGCGAATTCCAGTAATATCTACATTTGTGATAATCCGCTTAATGTTATTGAGAATAAACCTGTTAACCTGCAATTAATCGATATTAATTTTAAAAATATTCGTAAGATACTATTATGTAATGATTCACTCTATATTGCTTCCGATGATGGACTGACTGTCATTCCTGAAGAAGTGGTAAATGACATCGTTCCTCAAAGACCCCTCCCTTATATCCAATCCGTTTTGGTCAATGATATTCAGTTTGATTTTACTGAAAACAAGCTTAACCTGAAAGGCAGGAAAAGTTTGAAATTCATGTTCAGCAGTATCAGTTATTCATCGACACCAGTCATATATTCGTATCTGCTTGAGGGCGCCGATAAAGAATGGTCGTCCGGGACAGGTAATATCGTCGCTTACCAGGAGTTGCCTTTTGGAAAATATGTTTTCAAACTAAAAGTAGGCAAACCTAACACTGCATGGAGCGATGTTCTCGCTTTTGATATCATAATCAAACCCGAATTCTGGCAACATCCTGCGTTTATAACCATCGTGATTTTACTGATCATGGCCTCAATAGTCCTGGTCATCATCCGGATAGCAAATAACAAGATAAAACGCAGGGAAACAGACCACCAGCTGATCGTGCTGGAACAGAAGGCCCTGCAATCGATGATGAATCCGCATTTTATTTTCAATTCACTGGGGTCGATTCAAAACTATCTTCTTAAAAATAAACCCGGTGAGGCAGGCTTGTACCTGTCGCAGTTTGCCCGCCTGATCAGGCAGAATATCAGCGGGATCCATTCTGCGATGATCAGTCTGGATGAGGAAATTGACCGTCTGAAGAATTACCTGGACCTGGAACGCCTGAGGATGGAGAATAAATTTGAATACCAGTTCCATTTGGATGAAAGCGTAGAAGAAGATGCCGTTAAGATCCCATCCATGATCATCCAGCCCTTTGTTGAGAATGCTATACTTCATGGCGTCTCATCATTGGAAAAAGACGGTTTGATCGGCATTTCGTTTGCCATGGCTTCAGAGAAAACGATAAAAATCACCGTGGAAGATAATGGCATTGGCATTAAACAATCGAAGGTTTACAATACAAATAATCAAACCCATTTACACCTGAGCATGGAGATGACGCGCAAGCGGATTATAATCCTGGGAAAAAAGTTCAAAGTTGAAACCTCCCTTGAAATATCAGACCTTTCACCTGGCAGCCCCAATCCCGGTACCCGTGTGGTGATTGTCTTGCCGGTCAGCTATGGCGAAGATTCAGTTGACAGTTGA
- a CDS encoding LytTR family DNA-binding domain-containing protein, producing the protein MKEYRAIIIDDERNIREALGIMLAKNCPEIHLCGSAASASEGRELLKTEEVDFIFLDISMPKEDGFAFLRTIPKENYGIIFVTAYEEYALRALKASAIDYLLKPVNPLELREAVSKAVQYLELRKNKAEVRTIYHESLDNLHDQVHSENKHIEKITIAEQFGFRMVKVADLMYLQADSNYTILHLSGLDKIVATRALGEFEKLLVNPFFFRIHKSTIINMNYLKGYSSYEGNFAELTDGTRLSISRRKLNEFREAVSHFSKSIN; encoded by the coding sequence ATGAAAGAATACAGGGCGATCATCATTGATGACGAAAGGAACATCCGCGAGGCGCTGGGGATTATGCTGGCTAAAAATTGTCCGGAGATCCATTTGTGCGGATCCGCTGCCTCGGCAAGTGAAGGGCGCGAGCTTTTAAAAACAGAAGAGGTTGATTTTATTTTTCTTGACATTTCGATGCCTAAAGAAGATGGCTTTGCCTTTCTTCGCACTATCCCGAAAGAGAATTACGGGATCATTTTTGTGACGGCTTACGAAGAATATGCTTTACGCGCATTAAAAGCCAGCGCTATCGATTATTTGCTGAAGCCCGTCAACCCGCTGGAGCTTCGGGAAGCAGTATCAAAGGCTGTTCAATACCTTGAGCTGAGGAAAAATAAAGCCGAAGTCCGGACCATTTACCATGAATCACTGGACAACCTGCATGACCAGGTTCATTCGGAAAATAAGCATATAGAGAAAATCACTATTGCCGAGCAGTTCGGGTTCAGGATGGTGAAGGTTGCCGACCTGATGTACCTGCAGGCCGACAGCAACTATACGATCCTGCATTTGTCGGGGCTGGATAAGATTGTTGCCACGCGGGCACTGGGAGAGTTCGAGAAACTGCTGGTAAATCCGTTTTTTTTCAGGATTCACAAATCAACCATCATCAACATGAATTACCTGAAGGGGTACTCAAGTTATGAAGGCAATTTTGCAGAGCTTACGGATGGCACCAGGCTGAGCATATCCAGGAGGAAGCTGAATGAATTCAGGGAAGCAGTAAGTCACTTTTCGAAATCAATAAACTGA